One Candidatus Cardinium hertigii DNA window includes the following coding sequences:
- a CDS encoding ATP-binding cassette domain-containing protein, with product MRFYFAFYQEVVEAAKKARCHDFISFLTDEYRMHAESSGLKLSGGQRQKICIAGTILKNTPCMLFNESILVVDYHK from the coding sequence ATGAGGTTCTATTTTGCCTTTTATCAAGAAGTTGTAGAAGCAGCTAAAAAGGCACGTTGTCACGATTTTATCTCTTTTTTAACAGATGAATATAGGATGCATGCTGAAAGCTCTGGATTAAAATTATCAGGTGGACAAAGACAAAAGATATGTATTGCAGGTACGATATTGAAAAATACACCATGTATGCTATTCAATGAATCAATATTAGTAGTTGATTACCATAAATAA
- the rpsJ gene encoding 30S ribosomal protein S10, translating into MKQKIRIKLKSFDAMLLDKSAKRIVKAVKATKTVVNGPIPLPCKKEVYTVLRSPHIDKKSREQFQLCTHKRLIDIYYSSAKAVDALTKLELPSGVEVKIEA; encoded by the coding sequence ATGAAGCAAAAAATTCGGATTAAGCTTAAGTCATTTGACGCTATGCTTTTAGATAAATCAGCAAAGCGCATTGTTAAGGCAGTAAAGGCTACCAAAACTGTTGTAAATGGTCCTATACCTCTTCCGTGTAAGAAAGAGGTATATACTGTATTACGTTCTCCTCATATTGATAAAAAATCGCGCGAACAGTTTCAACTTTGTACGCATAAAAGGTTAATAGACATCTATTACAGTAGCGCAAAGGCAGTAGACGCACTGACGAAATTAGAGCTCCCAAGCGGTGTGGAAGTGAAAATTGAAGCGTAG